The genomic interval TCCCGTTGCTATCAGTATTACAATGTTGTGAGATAaaattctctcctccttcccttgcccTACCACTTAAAATTGCAGAGGCAAAAGCCTAATTCTTACTGAAAGTAACACTATATGCAACACATAGTATACCCTCAAGAAGAATTAGAGCTTTAGTTAAATTATCTCACATTTCTCCCATAACATGAGGCAGCTTACAAGTTTACCTccattaacaaagtagatgtgccCCTGGCCTTTCTGTCTTTTTCAAAGCTAACATTAGAAAGAATCAACCCAATCAAAAAAGTTTGCacattaaaagcatttcaaattTTCCAGAGATTAAAAGTATAGAGAAACAAGCAAAATAGTATTCAAGTGTTTATCAAAGTTTATTAAAGTTTATTAAAATCACAGAAGTCACCACAAAGAAACATATACACAAAAGCGTATACTACAAACCAAAATTGTAGAACAATCTGAACAACTACAGGCTTACTCAAGAAAGAAAACTATGAGATTAGTGCCAAGTCTGGAGGTCCAAGTTGATGGTTACCCGTTTTCACTATGAAGCACATCACCAGGCACAATGCAGCAATTCTGGGCACTGTGGCCACCTGAACAACCACCCTCCAGAGGTTTCATGGCCTGAATATGATATTTCACTGGCAGGCAGAAATAAACTGAACTCCCTCCTTTGATATTCCAGTGAAGACTTCTGGGAGAAAGAATTTAAAGGTCTTGCAGGAAAACCCTTCTTCCCCCGCTCTGCCCATTTAAAATGCAtcaagggctgaaacagatggccctgaaggagcGGTGTCACGCTGCAGGGTtcaggccgcagcaactgcatgacATGTCCCCAACCAGCTCAAAAaggaaagccgctccttttttgagctgataaaaagctggctttgctGCACTCTTTGGCGTTTCTGTGGTATGGCACATGTAAATGCTGTGTCACTGAAATGCCATGCCCTCACACTGCTGGCACTTATTGCCTGCATGTTTTAGCCCCAAGTCTGCAAAATTTAATATGTTCATGGTTCAGGTGTGTGCAAATGCTCCTTGGGGGGCTTTTAACATTGTGGGTGAAAAACTGGAGGTAGCACCCGCTTGGAGTTGGCTTTTACCCAAGGGTGCTCCATCACAGCCTTCAAGGGTAGCCGCTCAGCTGGGTCATGGCGAAGCAGCTTCGAAATCAAGTCCCGGGCGCCTTCAGGCACAAACGGTGGAAATTTGAGATCCACCTGTtgtaagaaaaaagaaacagaaccTATTAGCAGACCACAATTAGAACCGAGAGACAGGCAGGGAAGGGGAATTTAGCAGtctgagaaagaaataaaaaaccttGTTTCCAAAAGCTGCTTTCTCTCTCCCTACCCTCCACTCAGAGAGATATCTGAGACCAATCTGAGACCAGCCTGGTTAACATTTCTGGGCAAGAACCAAATTTCTGCATGGCGCCTAACAGCTTAATACAGGTCCACAAACCCCACAGAGAACCTTCTCTCAGgtagcagatcagggcctcactCTTTCACCTCAAGGAAATCTGTTTTAAACTAGGTGTTACCCAGTGAGTTGGATGGGCAAGGAAGGGTGGGGACAGCCATAAAGAAAACATTCTTTGTAGGGTTAGCTAGGCCATGAAGGAAAAAAGCTCAATGGCAACCaacaagagaaagagaataaGATCTGAAGCTTGGCCCTCTCATTTTAAGTCCAATACTGCCATATTTAGACCAGGCTCTCATTACAAGACTCACCATTTCCCAGAGGTGTCAACTGAGGCTAAGATTCCCTAAGAGGGTGGCGAATGAATTTAATCTGAGTGGAACTGAGGCTAGGGCCCTGGGGAAAGTGTCAGGAGTGGAAGGTTGTGCCCGAAGGCAGTACAACAGTTTACACTGAGGGTGGTACAGACTGTATCTCTCCACTTGAGTCTGCCTACGCCCCGAGATCCTCAGGAGATGTGCTtctttctcagtcccaccaaccTCACAGGAAGGCTAGAATGGCCCCCTTTTTGCAGTCTTTCCATCAGCAGCCTAGGCATTGGAAAATGGAAATCTTATAAAGAAAAAGCTATTAAGATGATgtacttttcttttaaactgcttttagcATTTTTAACtatatgctttaaattgtttctgacttgttgGCTTTAATGTTAATTAGTTAATTTAGTCAATCAATTAATAATTTCACTATgaaagccaccctgagtcccagtttggtgagaaaggcagggtagaaataaattctaacaaaaacaaattagGCTTAGCTTAGGCTGCcatcatactgcagaaataaagcagtttgacactactttaacatctatggctcaatgccatagaattctgggatttgcagtttggtgcaccagagctctctgcaagGGGAGACTCAAcagctcataaaactacacatcccagaatttcatagcattgagtcatagtagtgatatcaaactgcgttatttctacaatgcagacaAGACTTTAGAGGTGAGGAGGAACAGAAGCAGTGTTTTATTACCTTACAGATCGAGAGAAGACTGTACTGCCCAGTAGCTTTGAAAATAAAACTCAGtggccctttccctttctctaatCCTCCTGTCTTGAAGATATTAGGCAGTTGTGTTTTCCTTCCCATTTCCTGACCCACAAGTAACTCTGAGGCTAGAATCCACAGCACTATGTCCAGAAACCTAGAATAGGCTAGTCTCATCCACAGTACAGCAACACTACACATTGGTGGCATGCACAAGGCACTGGCCAAAAGGCCCAGTTGATAGGATGGCTTCCCCTTCCCAAGGCATGCTGGGAGGATGCAGCCTCACCGAGACGATGCGGCGGTACGTCTCCGTGTGGGAGGCGCTCTCAAAAGGCGGGTGGCCCACCATTAACTCGTAGCACAGGATACCGATGCACCAGAGGTCAACATTCTCATCATGGGCTTTGCCTTCAATCATCTCAGGAGGCAAGTAGTCCAGAGTTCCACACATTGTCTTCCTcctgaggcagaggaagaggtggGTGTAAGAATTAGAACAGGAGAAACCAAAACCAGAGTAGCTGTTCCCAAAAGCAGTACTTGGGGGGCTTCCACATCCCATTTTTCTCTAAAATTGCCTTCAAATGCTCCTTGGGAATGTGGGAAGCAATTCTGGAACATTACCCACACACACCCTGGTATAGTTTAGACCCCAAAGAGGCCTTTTTCCCAACAGAAAGTAGGGCAGAAGCTGAGCTCTGGGTTATTTTCTGGTCTAAAATGTTCCAAGGAGGATCAACAATATGATGCAATTGACCCTCATACCCCCTTTGAGggtaaaaaaaagtttcaaaaattGGGAGGGATATCAGGAGGTAGCCCCCGAAGATCCCATGGAAGGTCAATGCAGCTTCCTAATCTCAACAGTTGTCCTTCCTGCCCAAAGCCATCATGCACTTTGGGTACCACAACATTAGATGGCACTTACCTGAGGGAGGGAGCATGCACAGACCAGCCAAAATCAGCAATCTTCAGCTCCCCTTTGAGCCCCATCAACAAATTCTCTGGCTTGATGTCCCGGTGGATCACCTTCTTACTGTGACAGTAGATGAGGGCATCGGCCAACTCTTCCATATACTGTTTCCAGGAAGCAAAAAAGGGCTACTTGAGTACCTTGAGATGCCACAGTCTGGACAGACTTAAGCCAACAATCCTGTTCTGTTGGTGCATCATGTAATTGGAGAGAACTGGGGCCCTTTGACACTCTACAATAATATTGTTATGATTACacaataactgccatggctgcatcctatggtgtcttgggatttgctgtttagagagcggtatttagaattttctgccagagaactctcAAACTACAAAAccatggattccataggatgcagccacagcagttaatcTGATAAAGTGCTGAAGTGGAATTGCTTCTCTGAGCCACACCAGGAGAGATTAACAGGAAATGCTGGTGAATCAAGGATCCAATTTTAGTtaagagaaagaaatgcatttctgttcCTTTATCCTGACAGACCAGTGTCTGAAAAGAACAGGCGCCCTGAATGCTTACATTCTCATATAGTCTGCCAAGGTTGTCAAATTGCGACTGCCAAGTGCATGTGCCGGGAAAATTCCATGAAGTGAATGAATTCAATAAAAGTATCGACTTCTAGGTGTCAGTTGGTCTTGTACAGCCTTCTGTAAGGTAAGCTCCCCAGTTTCTTGGCGTTGTAGGGGACAGAATATGCTGTGTAACCTTCACATGGTCAACTTGTTCTTTTTGGAGAATTTCCCTAGCACCAGGATACACAAACAGCAGAGATATAAGCATTTAGGGTTCCCCTTCAGTGACACCATAGTGCTATAGCTGTATAGCATGACAGGATCCTGTTCACAAAccactttctaaaactggaagCTAAATCTATTCAATTCCTTTATTTCTATCCTGGACTTTCCCCTCTCCCACAACAGTGGGACTTGaagcagtttacaaaacaaaagcaatacagtgcacctgcaccacACGCAGCGTTCAACTGATGCTGAAGCCACACGACAGAAGGAGCAATGGTGTGCATGTCCACGCCGTGCGTGCCATGTCGCATGCGCAAgccccactgttttcaatggggcttgagcatacacggtatTTCCTTTAcgcggaggggtccagaacggatccccatgtaagcAAAGGCCAACCGTACAAGAGAGACTGGGCACCAAGAAGACCCACCACTCCAATTACACCTTGACAAgctgtgtgtggggtgtgtgtgtgattactTCTCCCTGCTTCCAAGCTTGGAAAtgattttttgaactacaattcccagaatccccctgtcaGCATGGGCCACTGGCTCCTCTCAGAGAACTCCTTTAGTCTCCAAAGTAATATTTTCAATATTGCCTCTGCCAAGGTGTCTACATCTTTATGGGAGCTGATGGTTCTTCACACTCAAAAGGGAGGGAGCGCTCACCGTGGCAGTCCTCCTCTCGTCGAAGCGCTGGTGCTTCTGCAGATCTTTGTAGAGCTCCCCACGAGGCGCATACTCCAGGATCAGGTACACACGCTTGCGATCATGGAAGTAGTTATAGAGGCGCAGAATATTGGGGTGACTGCAGAAAAAGGGAGGGATATCTGAATAGGCCACCAGGAGGCAGCAGAGAAAAACAAGTATGGAGAAGAAGGCATGAAACAATTCAGGCCAGGAGGCAGGCAGGAAGGGGGACATCTTTCAAAGAGAGTCACAGAAAGAACAGAGAGCAATGCTTCGGGGCTAACACTTCCCCAGATTTTGTGACTCAGTTCTTGGCTTCAAGAGCGTCCCCAGATGGGGCTACACATTTTAGGATCAGATACATCTAGAAAAGCTTAAAGTCAGAAAATGTACCCAAAAAGATGTACTTCAAATTGTaggcatttttaaaagggaagatgAGTGCAGAATGACAAATAGACTTGTGAACAAATCTGAAAATGATATACACAGGAAGGAGGCCAATCGGTGCAAACTTGACAGTTGCACAGCACTATGAAACTGCTGGGGTTTTAAAATCCAAAAGCACACTGATGTAAAATTTTTCAAAGAATAAGAACAAACAAGTCTTTTGCCACTTTGCTGGTGGTGGATAAACTGATGTGACTGGCTTATTCTGGTAGGAAGAAGTAAACCATTATCAGAAATTCAATACTGGCTACTGAAGACAGTGTTGACATGTGTTTGGCTCTTGTTTTTTTGAAGGCTTGTAAAGATCTATCAATCTGCCTCCGGTTGAAGATTCAGGTCCAATGGACCTTTACACCTACTAAATTATTTATATTACAGTCCCCcctccattttgtgtgtgtatgtgtgtgtccagaacagatcccctacaAAAATGGAGGGACGGCTGGATGTTTGTATATGGACTACTGATTGTTTGACAGACAGATTTAATATAACTTGCTAATATTTGTTTGTTGCATGCATATTTATTTCCTGACTGCTTGTTTGCGAGATGGATCCTATTTCCCTTTTTTTCACAGAAGTAACCATAAAGGATTCAGCGAGGGAAAAAGCAAACCTAAGGCACAACTCAGAATTTTGGAACACTATGAGCTGTGTTCTCCAAACAAGATCGATAAACATGCAATTCTAAGCCAAGAAATACTCAGCTTTAGCCAATGCCATTCCAATATTCAGCACATCAGAGAAGAGTGCTTTCCTGAATTTCCTAAACAATGTAAATTTTCTAAAGTGTGAACTATCTTAAACATGTACACACACTACTAACAACTGGAACAAAGAAATCAACTTTGACAAATTAGTGGTTTTTTGCTTTcaaggaagatgacatgctctctcgatccctgtccttcatacATAATTAATACAGTACATTGTTTAgtgaagggcaatttccatctaatttaaaATTAGCAGTAGTtagacctctgctaaaaaagccctcactagaccccctgattcaaaACAACTATCAGCCTgtgtcgctgctgccttttttagggaaggtgatcgagagggcagttgccttccagcttcaagcgatcttggatgaaacggattttctggatccatttcaaactggcttccgagCGGGCTATGGTGTTGagaactgccatggtcgccttagtcgatgatctctgtctgggcatggatgggggtagtgtgtccctgttggtgcttttggacatctcagcggctttcgataccattgaccatggtatccttctggaatgcctgagggagttgggtatcgggggcactgcgctccagtggttccgctcctacctctcgggtagattccagatggtgcaggtGGGGGACtcttgctctgataagagggagcttacatctggcgtccctcaaggagctattttgtcccccatgctatttaacatttacatgaaacgtctgggagagatcatccggagacacgggccgcagtgttatcagtatgctgatgacacccaaatatgtttctctgtgtctccgactgttgcagtgactagggatggcatctctcctctaaatgcctgcttggagttggtaatgggctggatgagggaaaacaaattcagtctgaatccagagaaaacggaagtacttgtgataggctccccaggcccagggaaggaaatttatccacctgtcctgaatggggtcacgcttcccctgaaggactgagttcgcagcttgggagtgcttctggactcgttgctccaactgacatctcaagtggatgtgatggtcagaagcgcctgttatcagctttggctgatacgccagctgcgaccctatctgggcgGGGGGAGgaaccttgaaatggtggtacatgctctggtaacctctcgattggatttctgcaatgcgctctacatggggcaacccttgtaccaaacccagaagcttcaattagtgcagaatatggcagcaagattggtcgctggatgttccaggaccgaccatataacacctgttctgcaagatcttcattggctgcccattcgcttccgggcacaatacaaggtgttggttattacctataaagccctaaatggcttgggccaaggctacttggaggaccgcctctccccatataatctgccccgcacactcaggtcagccgggaagaacttgttgaggGTTCCAACCGCGAGATATGCatcaacctcgcaaagggccttctccatctcggcccctaaaatttggaacactcttcccaatgagctccattccatcacttccctggatttgttcaaaaagaagcttaaaaccttttttttccaccaggctttcccccatgtcccttgATACTATGTGGCTTCCCCCTATATGTACTGGCATCATGAATTAACaattcagctggctttgatttggggtaattggttttatttgtttaatgtaatgtgttaatatagtgttattgctatgtttttattgaaatttttattctgtattgttgtttttattgcattttctgtacaccgctttgatcatcacggaaaagcggtataaaaataaaattttattattatattattattataagtcatttttgactcatggtgaccttggtcaaggaacattttctcagccccagaaggtggctgaatatattttgccaagaaaaccctatgatagggttgccataagccagaaacgacttgagggcacacaacaacaatctgtaAGTGGCAGAGCTTTCATCACTTGGTTTTGGAAACAAGGCTCTCTTTTATGACAGCTTCCCAATTTGAAGATGAGAACTGGCACATCAGTATAGTTTCTGCTTTGAGATGTCTAATGGGACCTTTGGCAGCTTGGCTTGTATCTGATCCCTCAGCCAACCTCAGAAGGTCTTGGAAGGAAATTTCTCTCTTGGGTTTCTAAAAGCCTTCCCCAACTAAAATGGCCAGACATCTCCAAAAAGGCTCTGAACACTAACCCTTCGCCACACTGTTACCTGAGGTGACACTGGATCTCAATCTCTCGGCGCAACTGATGTTCCACGCCTTCCTTCTCCATGTGAGATTTGAAGAGTACCTTGAGAGCCACAATGAACTTGCTCTCTTTCATCCGGGCCAGGTAGACATTGCCAAACTTCCCTTTGCCCAGAGGCTTCCCGATTTCGAAATCATCAATGGTCAGCACTCGGTCTGTCCTGAATTCCAAGATAATTTGACAGATTGCAGGAAAAAGGGAGAATGGGAGCACTGAAGTTTGATTGGTAGCCAGAACATGCAGAGCCATTTCTTCTTCCCCAGTCCTCTTCAAAACTATTAAAATTTAgcaatatacacttgtccctccatattcgctagggttaggggcacaagacccctgtgaatatggaaaaaaatgcaaacaacaaaaaccacaacgttttacctctctaggaatctctaggtcttccagtgcaacttttagttaaagttgaccatagagttgcactggaggacctagatattcctagagagaacatattaatcaaatttgtgaataatcaaagccgcaaatatcaaagccgcaaatatggggGACTGAGTGTACTTCCAATAGGTGCTGATGATTacatttaaagtcctaaataAGCTTGAAATCTCAATTCTTGAATGAGAACCTCTCCCCATCCCACCTGCCCATGGATTGAAGGATTTTGGAGGTGCCCTCCTCTGTCTTTCCCTGGTGGGGGCAATACATTGTGGGAGGGCATGGGCTTTCCCTACCATGGCACCCTTGTTGTGGAACACCCTTCCCCCGGAGACCCAACTGGTGCCAGCATAGACTTCATTCTGGCACTAGGTTCAcacacattttttattattattaaagccagGGGAATGTCTCTAGTGCCTTATCTGCTTTGTATACATCAAACACTTTCTAATGTGTGCAACGCCATAAAAAGTTTTTAGGCtgcaaaatatatttcagttaaatccttgaaaaaataaaaatagattcttttgcattttgaattgattttattctATTCCACCCTGaagctccatctgcactgcagaaataatgcagtctaacactgctttaactgccatggctcaatgctatggaattctgggatttgtggttctgtgagatatttagctttctctatgagagagttctggtgccacaacaaactacaaatcccagaaatacaTAGCACAGAGccgtggtagttaaagcagtgttaaactgcattacttctgcagaaCAGATGCAGTCTACAAACGCTTGGTAGAGGTGCTAGCTGAAATAAGGACTTTTGTCCCTTTAATAGTTGTCCACAATTAGCagcatctgctgaaatttcctcttgtaGGCAACCATTAAAGGAATAGGAGCCCCATCCTTATTTCGCCTGGCATCCCTAATCTTTGGAGAGAAGGctggatacaaatattttaatgaacaaaagaaaaggaaactcaCTCAGAGCCTTCTTCCATTGAAGGGGCAACTGAATCTGATTCCATGGGTACCCTGCCTGCGAGAGCTGTAAAGACAGAAGACAAGGTCAGAGTATCCTCCCCAAATGCTAGCAAGACCAACTCAGAGATCAAAGGAACTAACAAATTTGTTCTAGGGAACCGGCTAacatataccctccaacatttcatagatgaaaactggggaaCGTGTAAACAAGCAACATTAGAATGTAGGCAACATGGCAAAAGTTAGTATTCAGGAAGAGCAAACAAACTCTggaaggctgcagcagttggcttttgcctgaggAGACTAGGAAATACAagactgctgagttaactgagtgcacaTTACTTCTACATtgtaaactcagtttgcaggaagTAAGCAGGCTGAGGACaatgggggaaagtggaagaagagagaaaccagcACATTTTAagggcagctgaaaaagtgggatggactgtccctgccaaatcaggactgtGAGATGGTATGCTCCTACTCTGTTAATGGATGTGGGAGGGCTTTTCTCCATCTCCATCCAATAAGAGACCCAACCCAGTATCCAAAACCTCCATAGCTCTCCTACCCGCCCGCTCCACTCCCAGACAAACATAGGCCTCACGTGGGTTCGGGGCAGAGGGGGTCTTCAAGCTGGCCTTCGCGCTGTTCGTAACAGCCCTCTGCATGAAAAGCGATCCAGAAGGTGTGCTGGATGCAGCACTGTTAATTTTATAGGGAACCCGCTGAGGGCCTGACAGACTGCTGTACTGgtactgcaggaaaagaggaagacaagtCAACAAGCGATTGTTCCTTTTGATTTAAATGGCATCTCTAGTCCCAACATTCTAACTGATTTTTATGAATTCATTACGCTTTCTGCAAATTATTTGATTTTGACTTGTTATGGTCCTAGGACTAATACAATTAATGCCCTACTACAATAGCTTCGAGTAAGGTTTAACATTGTAGGCCATCACTGGAGAAAACTCAGAAATTGCAGgcaaggggaagagaagagataTTGCTTCCAACAGGTAGAAAACTGGGCTTCAAACTAGGATCCAAGTTTATGCTTGCACTGAGCATCATGAAATCCCCCAGGAAACATGTTCCACCTCCCATGCAGCCCCCATATGGCTTCAGTATCTGCCCCAGAGATGTGGGGCATCTTCTAGAGCAGAGCTTTGAGAGGCATACGGGAAAGAAATCACTTTCTCCATAAGCCATCAGCTCAAGAATCCAGCTGGATCCTGACCTCAGTATCTGAAAACCTCCACTTCTCTCCATACCTTTCTTTGTGAGACATAAAGCACAACACTCATTACCTATGTCTAGGGCTCCTGTCCCTAAGTCTTCAGTTTTTATGGGTCATCTTCAGACAGCAGACAAGGGTACCAGTTCTCCAGTTTTGGGGAAGATGGGCTTAGCTCCAGGCATGAGGGGCAAATATCCAGCTTGCCTAGGAATCCTTCTGTGGGGCAGGGGCTATGGATTTTGTTAGCTTCCTTCCCAATCGTTGTGGCACCAGGATTCACCCTCCACTCTACTCTGTATCCACCTTATGCCTAGGAGAAAGGAAACTAGACTCTATCTGTCTCCCTAAGTAAGTGAGTAGGAACAATCCCCTCATCTCACCTTAATCTGGGAACAATcccttcatttcaccttgattTGAAAACAGCTCCTTTAGATAAGATTTCTGTCcaaatttccaaacaggaaaatctgTCTGTTCTCTCCTCTCTCACAGACACATTCTGTGGGAGTTTGAACAAGCTGTCAGGAACTGTCCTTGATACTTAACACACAGAGTTTAATAaatcctattgtgggagaaaggcgagatataaatccttgaaataaataaataaataacatcacCAGGGACCATCTCTAAATCCCTGGCTTTGTCTTGGAAACCGCAGGAACTGGGACTATCCTAGAATAGGAACTTGACCCAACATGTCTCTTTTCTTCATGTCAAAATTTAAGCACCTGCAATTTAACAGCCCCCTCTGAAAAATGCCGCAGATTCACTACCGCAATGCAGCCAATATGGGCAGAAGCAGAGCATATCTTACTTTGGAGAGGCTACTGTAGATACTGCTCACGTTCTCTTTATTTGCCATCCTGGATGTTGACAGATCCTTCTTCTCCGCGTCAAATTACCAAGCCCCAAGGAGAAAGACAGCCCTGGTGCCCAGCACCAAGCCAGGTGGAACACCCCAAAAATTCCAGCTGCTTCAGTGTCTCAAGTCCTGAAAGGCTCTCTGCCACTCAGCGCAACACAGGTCAAGTTCTGGATCTGTGGACCAAACAACAAACCTATTGCCACCAGAATAATTGTGAGAACAAAGAGCAGCACCCCCGCGCCCAAGGACTATGAAAAAACACAGTCTTAGCTTTCCCGTCAAGTGGCATAAGAAGGAAGAGGCAAGGCTCAAAATACAGAATTCAAAGGGACCACAAAGACCAGCTAGCCAATCCtcctgccatataggaatacacaACCAGGTCGCCCCTGAAAGATATCCATtgagcttctgtttaaagattgcCATCTCTGGGAGTCCACCATCCTTCAAAGCCGtctattccattgctgaacagctcctgcaattttttaaaaggttctaaTGTTTAAGATGAATCTCTTTTTTGGATCTGAGTGCATTGGTTTCAAGAACACACACAGCGTCATCTCACCCTTTCAATCCAAAGCAATAAATGCACAATCAAGAATTCCTTAAGCAGCCAGCCACAGCATCTGATTATGAATTAAAAATTATAGGGAAAAGGAAGCCGTGTGTTATGTaggaacaacaaaacagaactatttaACAATAACCAAAGcagaaaatatatccagggatagccatgttagccacgcagcaaaatacaacaacatctaaaatgtacaaaacaacaATACCTTCATTGGgcccaaccaaaaatgcacaagtCCGTACGTCACACAAGTTTTTGAAGcttcgctggcttcttcatcaggcaaaagtgttaaaaaccacgcagaagaaaaaaaaacagtaagtgttagtttgtcaagatgttgtttttgttgttgtcagttaagatggtctggtgGGATATTCATGCAGACAGAGGCCACTGCCCTCTTTGGGCACATGAGCCCCGGGAAAGAAAGAGTAATAAAAGGCAAGAAGTACCATTTAAAACCCATTAGCATCAGAAACAGTAACATaagggaatgcttgcccatagggaatcattggggaatgcttgcccaagGATTGTCTAAGGGCAAGcatttcccaatgattccctaagggcaagtatggtttctctctgGGCAAgtgtactgtcatttgttttaagaTGTCCTTACACAGAAATGTGTTAGTGACAGACAATATGACAGCTCAATCACATATAAAGCAGCAAGGAGGGGTTACACTCTTGGAAACTAATGTTAGAAGCAACCAAAATATTGAACTGATCAGAGAGAAATCTCAAATCAACACAAGACATGGATTtgaaagggacacaacaacaacaacaacgcagaTGATCTGAGTCAACATCACATCCATCCTGGGGAATGGAAACTGCAAGTGGAGGAGTTGAACAGGTTACCCAAAATATTCAGTGCATTCAAGATGGACTTCTCTGCGAAATTCTCTATTGAATTCAGAAAAACTATTCAATAGAGAAGGGATTGATTCATTGGACAAT from Sceloporus undulatus isolate JIND9_A2432 ecotype Alabama chromosome 6, SceUnd_v1.1, whole genome shotgun sequence carries:
- the LOC121935171 gene encoding aurora kinase C-like isoform X2 translates to MANKENVSSIYSSLSKYQYSSLSGPQRVPYKINSAASSTPSGSLFMQRAVTNSAKASLKTPSAPNPPLAGRVPMESDSVAPSMEEGSETDRVLTIDDFEIGKPLGKGKFGNVYLARMKESKFIVALKVLFKSHMEKEGVEHQLRREIEIQCHLSHPNILRLYNYFHDRKRVYLILEYAPRGELYKDLQKHQRFDERRTATYMEELADALIYCHSKKVIHRDIKPENLLMGLKGELKIADFGWSVHAPSLRRKTMCGTLDYLPPEMIEGKAHDENVDLWCIGILCYELMVGHPPFESASHTETYRRIVSVDLKFPPFVPEGARDLISKLLRHDPAERLPLKAVMEHPWVKANSKRVLPPVFHPQC
- the LOC121935171 gene encoding aurora kinase C-like isoform X1; translated protein: MGFGDCRFERRRRSVCGWSWIEKDVAAEASEASKTCVTYGLVHFWLGPMKYQYSSLSGPQRVPYKINSAASSTPSGSLFMQRAVTNSAKASLKTPSAPNPPLAGRVPMESDSVAPSMEEGSETDRVLTIDDFEIGKPLGKGKFGNVYLARMKESKFIVALKVLFKSHMEKEGVEHQLRREIEIQCHLSHPNILRLYNYFHDRKRVYLILEYAPRGELYKDLQKHQRFDERRTATYMEELADALIYCHSKKVIHRDIKPENLLMGLKGELKIADFGWSVHAPSLRRKTMCGTLDYLPPEMIEGKAHDENVDLWCIGILCYELMVGHPPFESASHTETYRRIVSVDLKFPPFVPEGARDLISKLLRHDPAERLPLKAVMEHPWVKANSKRVLPPVFHPQC
- the LOC121935171 gene encoding aurora kinase C-like isoform X3; this encodes MLQQYQYSSLSGPQRVPYKINSAASSTPSGSLFMQRAVTNSAKASLKTPSAPNPPLAGRVPMESDSVAPSMEEGSETDRVLTIDDFEIGKPLGKGKFGNVYLARMKESKFIVALKVLFKSHMEKEGVEHQLRREIEIQCHLSHPNILRLYNYFHDRKRVYLILEYAPRGELYKDLQKHQRFDERRTATYMEELADALIYCHSKKVIHRDIKPENLLMGLKGELKIADFGWSVHAPSLRRKTMCGTLDYLPPEMIEGKAHDENVDLWCIGILCYELMVGHPPFESASHTETYRRIVSVDLKFPPFVPEGARDLISKLLRHDPAERLPLKAVMEHPWVKANSKRVLPPVFHPQC
- the LOC121935171 gene encoding aurora kinase C-like isoform X4, whose product is MQRAVTNSAKASLKTPSAPNPPLAGRVPMESDSVAPSMEEGSETDRVLTIDDFEIGKPLGKGKFGNVYLARMKESKFIVALKVLFKSHMEKEGVEHQLRREIEIQCHLSHPNILRLYNYFHDRKRVYLILEYAPRGELYKDLQKHQRFDERRTATYMEELADALIYCHSKKVIHRDIKPENLLMGLKGELKIADFGWSVHAPSLRRKTMCGTLDYLPPEMIEGKAHDENVDLWCIGILCYELMVGHPPFESASHTETYRRIVSVDLKFPPFVPEGARDLISKLLRHDPAERLPLKAVMEHPWVKANSKRVLPPVFHPQC